Proteins from one Rosa chinensis cultivar Old Blush chromosome 7, RchiOBHm-V2, whole genome shotgun sequence genomic window:
- the LOC112179412 gene encoding dCTP pyrophosphatase 1 — MGSSYEFSRNGNKDVSLQELRDRLAEFAQVRGWDQYHSPRNLLLALVGEVGELSEIFQWKGEVARGLPDWSSDDKEHLEEEISDVLLYLIQLADVCGLDLGQAALSKIVKNARKYPVTNQTPAAASTN, encoded by the exons ATGGGGAGCTCTTATGAGTTTTCAAGAAATGGTAACAAAGATGTTTCACTTCAAGAACTGAGAGACAGGCTTGCTGAGTTTGCTCAAGTTAGAGGTTGGGATCAATACCACAGTCCTAGAAATCTCCTTCTAGCACTA GTTGGAGAGGTTGGAGAGCTGTCTGAGATCTTCCAGTGGAAAGGTGAAGTTGCAAGAGGGCTACCAGACTGGAGCTCTGATGACAAAGAGCATTTAGAAGAAGAGATCTCTGATGTGCTACTCTATCTGATCCAGCTCGCCGATGTTTGCGGCCTTGATCTTGGACAAGCTGCACTCAGTAAGATTGTCAAGAATGCTAGGAAGTACCCAGTTACCAACCAAACACCAGCTGCAGCTTCAACCAACTAG